In the Hydractinia symbiolongicarpus strain clone_291-10 chromosome 13, HSymV2.1, whole genome shotgun sequence genome, TGGTATATGCGATTCAACCATAAGCTGATATGAATCCGAAAAATAAATATCTGTTGCAGCTATAGTTAACCGAAAGAATAATGAACGTTATTTACATCTTATGTATTTCTTTCACTTATATTTTTATGCTTCGCTGGGTAAATGCTTGTTGTCCCTTACGACCTCTTTATGATAACAACACACACACCAAAATAGCCGAATACAATCTCGGAGAGCGGAAACATTCATTACGCTCCTTCGTTAAGTCGACTCACGGTAGAGGTTCCGTATAACTTCCATAATCATAATCTGAAGTGCTATTTTTCAAGGAGGTGGAACAATGTTCGTACAACGATTTGACTCTGTTGTAACTGTCAAATACACACAATTCTGCGTTACGTAATTTTGCATCGTTTACAAACACAGGATTCTCCTCCTCTTCTTCGGTACGCTCTaaagtgaaaacaaaaaataaattccaaACCTATCACGAAGGATTAAAGCTATAATTATATCCAGATGTTTAAACCAACTCTGAAGAAAAGCGGCAAATCTACTTTGTGGAAACGACAAGCGTACCTCCTGACGTACTGATAAATCCGACGTCATCGACACTTTCGTAGTCATGATGCGTCATATCCAGGTAGGCGTCAGATTGCGTTCGCACTAAATCTGTATCTGTTGCATCTTGAAGTGGCGGTAAATGAGTGGGCGGCTCATGACGTCTAATATTTGTAGGaaccttaaaaaaataataaaaatgtataaaGATATTTACAATATAGCAAAATAAGCCCTCTGGATGAGATTGACTTTACTCCGAAGTTGGTCAACTTTACTAGCCTGCTTTGAGACATTCAGTAAGACCCAGGACATTTTTCTTTTGCGATAAAGACGGGGGAAGGGAAAAGGGAAGAACTCTAAAAAAGATGTTGCTAGGAATGTTTGAAAATAAAGAGATCTAGGAGAAGGGTTAAAATGTCTTGAAAAGATGTTGCAGGCTAAACAGAAAACCTCCGACATTCTCAGTACGCGCACTAAAaagtcaacctcgttcccatgaCCCCTGCCGTCCTAATATCAGAAAAGACACGAAATTCCTTAGGGAACAGGTGGCTTAAAAGCGACAAAAAAGTTGAACTTACTTTATATAAAGCAGCTTGGTCTGGACTTGCACTAACTCCGACATACGTTGGGAAATTTGAATTCCCTTTTTCTGGATTCAAACGGTCAGTTTGGTCACACTTACCATGTTTTTGAAACAATCTAAAACTTTTTGCAAGCTTGATCTCAACAGGCGGTGGTGATTGACTttctgaaattaatttttgttcatCGCTGTTCATTCGAGCTAACCGTGTAGTCCTTTTCTCTTCGCAAAATTTTAAAGCAGTGCTACTCAGTTCTTTTCTCATTTGTTCTCTtcttttgtgtttgtttgcACGAAAATAAACAAGTGCGGACACAAGGAATACAAGTAATAATAATGGTAGAACAGCCCCCACAACAATCAGTCCAATATTTCCACTCTTTTTCTTCGACTCATTTTTCTGTATGGCTGTCTTCTTCAGTACGGGTGTTCCCCTTATTATTGTTTTGCCATTTGCTAAACGATACGTACGTACGTACTTTATAAAACCTCTAGCAGAGGGGTCTACAATCTTTTGAAAAGTGTTGGAAAAGGGTCAGGATTCGACCATCGTACCCGCAAGCATTCTTTTGCCCTCTTACCATATTAAACGCATATACTTTaaacttgccaatgtttacaaccGGACCATCTTAGGCTATTTGGCTTAACTTAAACGATACTAATATTGCTTACGTCAGCACGGTCCACTTTCTTTATTTCCGGACCTACACGGGCTGTCGCGTTGATTGCTCTCACCTGCGACCTACGTCACAAAAAGTACGACTAGtgtattttcaacattttttattcactCACGCAAAGTAGAGCTTTTGCATCCTACCGGCTGTGGAACATAGACCAGGCGATGCTGCTTTCGAGAATTGAAATAATTGTTACTTTATGATTTTCTCAATAATTATGTAACGATTAAACTGACCAATGGCAAAATACTTATAAATAACAGAGTGACTATTTTTTTAGTTAcaaaagtttcttaaattttgaataGTTTATCACTAACTTCATAACTTAACTTCCGCGCGacataatgttttgattttgccttAAGAAACAGTGGACACGCGCTCTTATTGCAGTAGGTTGGAAATATGAACAACAGACCACTTCCAGAAGTCTGTATGAATATTCCATTTTGACCTGCTTTTTTGCCTACAAGCATGCGTGCGCATGTACGAGAATCCATGaagttttgtaaacttttgtaaacattggcaagacAAAGATAAAAGAACAGtagtaaattttaaatgtaacaCTTTTCCGACTGAAACATACATTTTcttattaaaactattttatattttgttttaacaaaattgaaaacTTGTTCAGCACCCCGTGAAGAAGAAAGGCTGTTATTGGATTGGCGCGAAAAAAAGGCTAAAAGAGATCCAGTACACAGGAAAGCTAGCTAGAAAGTCTACGAGTTAAAGTACGAGATTtttgaaacaaacaaaataattattatgcAATAAGAAGCTTtacaaaattgaaaagaaaattttaccTGATAAGGAACAACCAACTTTTCCCGTTTCGCAAGCCACTGTTTCCATGGTGAAGGAAACTAAAACCGCGTCTTCATTTGTCTTTTGAAATTTCTTCACTGGAAATTCTATATTCGCTTTAAATTTATCCAAGCATTTAGTTTTGCAAAATACATAAACTCCAGACCGGAATGAAACAGGTGGTATTGTTGAAGTTGCACCTAGTTTTTTAAAACCGTACAGGATTGCTTTTTGTTTACGTAGGTTTGTTGTATTTTCCTGACTGCATAATAGCTGCGACGTTACTATGACAACATGCCCATTTTCTATATTTGCTAAAAAGTCGTTAAATTTTGTTGACCTTGTGTTTGTAAACGAGGCTGAGACGACGATATTTCCAGACAATGGATTTAGAACGACTAAGTTAAGTCCGTCATCGCGCGGTGATTGGTTTTTTGCATGTATAATGATCTCCGATCCACGTGATGAGAAGTCATACGCACAGTTTATTGATGTCACCGTGACTTTCACTTAATTGAAACAAACTCAAGTTTAGAAGAATCAAACAGCATTAACTATATGTTTAGATAAGGCTTTGTGTATCACTCATCACATAGAATATTAAGCTTTACACAAGCTATTGCATTTTACAGCCTACAGATATCAAGATATTCTTTGGAACACAACCAAGTTtcgtttttcttatttttatgatAATTTACTTATATAAAACATCATAAATCTatttaaattttcgtttttCATATAAAAGGAAGCAGAATTAAAACCCATGTGCAACATACAGGGTTTGCGGaaagcttaaaaatttaaagcctTATGCGCATGCGTTGACTCATAATAGAACTGTGGGATCTTTTGTAGAAACAAAAACACAGTCCTCTCGTTCATACAAACACACAGTCTTCTCGTTCatacaaaagaaaatacccCCTTCGTTTGTTGTGCTCACATGTCAACGTGATATAAAATTTCTTCCTGAGAAAAATTGTTACAAAGGCTAATTAGAGAATAATTAAATCTcctcttttgttttattagataTGGACAGgaagaaaattactttttattcAAGTGTTTTTATAAGGCTTAAGTTGGGACGTCATATCGGAGATTGGAAAGTCCGATGTGTGTAGCTCGAGAATCAAAGTTTATGCACAAAAATGCTGTAGAGTCCTTTTCTATGTTACACCGGTAACGAGACGAAACTTGTTATTCACGTGTTTTTATAAGGcttaagttttgttttattcagAGTTTATGAggctaaataaataagaaagtaGTGTAcattcagaaatatttttgtagtaattaatttgtttttattaaatttcatCTCATTAAAATCTGAAAACAAGCTTTTAACAACCCCGTCACCAGACCCTGTGCAAAAATTTTGAGCGAACGATCTTCGATCACAAAATTAAGAATAACAAATTTTTCCCAGGCTCTTTTGTTACAAAATACCCAAGTAATTCggagaaaatttttttgcataaaaatcaACTGGAAGAAGCAAAcatgcaaataaataaatgaataagaaACAAGTAGTATTTTACCTTCCTTTGTATAAATAAACACCAACAATGAagagtaaacaaacaaataagtaTTTCTAAACGTCATCatccaaaacaacaacaataacaaattaaaatgtttCAGCTCCGCCAAATCAACTGCATGTTAACCATAAATCATTTTCTCTCTTCTCGTGTGAATAAAATTCCGTttcaaaataacaattttttcctTCTAAAgcagctatttttttaaatcctttttttaaactatttcaaCAAACTGTTACTGACTGATATAATAACAAAGACGATATTGCTTTTATTACGACAGGATTAAgctgaaaagtaatttttttgataatcttATATATGTGTATGGTATTCACATTATAGCCTTCATAACTGCTTGTTCTTTGACAACCGAAACACAATTGCTTCAAAATGTTTATATGTATGACGTCACACTTCATAATAAGAGTATTGATTGCAATCGGAAAAGATTAATGAGAAACTCAACTATCGTCAGAAAGAAATTTGAGTTACGTGAATAAGATATTTTTGTCTGAGAGTAGCGTAAAAGAATTAGTTGAGACGTCAGATAGTGGAAAATTGTTGGAACATCATTGAAAATGTTGTTTTAGCCTTTTATCCACGACATCTGTAATTATAAAAGGTTAATAATCTGGTACAGCTTTTTTAATACTAGCTACATGGCACTTTTATGCTTTTAGCAATTCCATTATGAATAATGAATATTCACGTTTTTCTTGTATAAGCACTATATTTTACAGACTTTTAAATTCTTAAGTTTTTAGTTGCAACACTTAGTTTGAACTGAATAGACGAGTTTCATCGTGATGCGTGTTGTTTATAGTCCCCAGACCTCTTAcgcaaatcgacaggcaaaataatgcaAGCGGTAAGCCGTGGACCAGTCtatttcaaactttattttcaggtagaggcatcttttgatcttgaaattaatagcttgcatgtagtttagatttagaCCATATATCAATTAAAAGATGCTAGGTAGgcacagtacaaaagtttttgcatttttttacctgtcgatttttctgattttttccgCGCGTGTTCAAGTATCCCGTAAAAAGGTAAACATTAAAACTCATCTATAAAATACCTTACAAGACTAACGGAATGTTTTATACCCCAACAGCAGCCCAGGGTTCGGGGAAAGTCACGCCCCTccttttccttttaaaattgtcgattatatacatatatatatgtgAAATACTTATGCAGAGGAGTTTTTTAGCCAATCTAGAGGGGGTGAAATGTCAACATTTATCACCGCACGTCAGCCGTAATCTTTGTGGGGTCTAATACAAAGGTAAATTAAAACTTGGGGCATGTAGATGTAGATTTTACCAAGGGACgccttacagtaaaaaatacaaTAGCATAAAACAATTAAACAGCGGTTTTTTTTGTCTAACGAACAATTATTGTAAAAGTCTGAGATGTTTTGTCACGATCCAGTCATTAGGAAACCTCTTCTACTGACGTCATATGAAATATTATATCAGCGAAAATCAGTAAACTGTCAAGCTGGTTGCACAATAATTGAAAGTtctgtttatgaattttttttcttatttaaaagtgCTTCTTATAAGCGCTATAATTATTCCactaaaaacatgaaaaatacaCAAACATAAGATAAACTTAGGTTTCCAGACGAATATAGATGATGTTTAAGGGGGTTGGGGTGTACAAAGCCAGAGCCATGTTGGTTCTATGAAACATTCGCTAAAAATAAGACGTCATTATATGAGAAGGGAGGCACGCGTTGATGAGATATCGGTTAAATTGGAGAGAACCTGACAAAATAGGATGAGGTTTTGCCATAATCACAAATTACCGATCCAATTCTAAATGCATtgtttgttgtttatattttttgcctgtACACATGCGTGCGCATGCCCATTGTTcctgatgcaaaatcaaaacattacctCACGCCGGAACTCATGGTAAAGTCCGCTCTTAAAAAGGCAGAATAATAGTTGAGAAAAAAAAGCAATTCCAATTCCTTCTTAACCTTATATTCCTAAAAATCTATAACTAGGGTTCAATTTAGTTATGTGATCCTTCTTTTCTTGCCTGTTAGGATGCGCGCGCATATACGAAACTTTGTCAACAATCGCAACTCATCTATTGTGAATGAATTTacagaagaattaaacaaatcCGTATGGATCAGCATATGTGAAACAAAAATTCCCCTTTAAAAACTGACCACGGTACGAACCTTGGACGCACGCCTATTATATTTGTCCCGTCTCTATtctattattttgttgttttaatccGAATGGTTATTCTCCTTGAGGTGGGTGAGAAAAATTATTAGCCTAGCCATCGTGCAACAATTTTGAATAAGCTAGGATCATAAGGCCGAGTTATATAATTATGTTGTCGtgaatgacgtcatcaagatgGTATTGATGTatatgaaataaaaagtttaacatGTTAGTTAACAAATATTAATTTGATTGAATTCTAAGTTAATAAACTTAACCCCGGTAATATATCAAGAGAAAAAATTTATTCAGATATTTTTAGCCATGATAGAAATAAAACAGTTCCTAAGCTTTATTTATTTCAcgtctttttaaaatataagaatgtcCAAGTTCTGGATAAAACTGGCTAGATTACTAAACATTAAAACCAACCTGGCGAGACGAACATCGTTTATTAATAAGTGCAGCGACAGTGAGAtacaaaaaagccctgggaacgaggttgcattAAAACAACATTAGGGTTTTTAAGCttctttttgtattaaaaatagtTGCAACAATATATCTGCTACTTATAATTACAGCCACATAGTGAGAAGGAGCCTGTTAAAGAGGTGTGTATGTAGGTACAAACACTAGTATGTAATTATTAGGAATAGCTATCATCACTGTCAGGGGGACAAtctacctcgttcccagggcatttcgCCTTATTGATGAATTTGCTAGAAGGTCTGGTACCAAGGGACCCTGAGGACAAGGATGGCTGTGTATGCGAAACAGAATATAGGGAGAGAACAGAGTAGAAATATGAACCAAAAAAAAAGGATCAAATAACCAAAGTTCTGTTCTTAACCTTCTCTTCTTATTTAAGGTAATTGAAAAATAGtacaatttttgttattttttattcatgtcAATCACACCACATCTGTTACCACAAACGTAAGTCATTCCATGTTCTTACTACGGATTAAATTAAACCTAATCTGCATTTTACCTTGACAGTAGTATAACCAACGTGCTTTGGCTTGATTTGCGAAAGATTTGCGATTTTtagtaaaaacaaaagtttatccACAAGTCTTTTTTAATTGGTAACGATATAGGTCACTTTAtctataataaaacaaaaaagaatttgtAACATAGCTTATTTATAACTATAGGGTAAAAATGCAAAATGCCCATCAGCTGCCggaaatttgtttcaaaaatgcAAGCCCTTTTTtcatttcaattttaaatattgttaaagTATTCCTTGTAAAACTTTTTCAATTAATGGtacaacaaagtttttttaccatattttttagctttttgaaAACTGTGTTCAACCATTTGGCGAGCAATGAAATTTTCCGCCGGTGTTTCTAAATATGTACAGGTAAGAAACTGTGGTGAAATTTCCCTATCAGGTTTATAATttttacctagctagctaaatatcgTCCTTTCAAAGttattctagctagctagctatataaaatgGTATTTCGCTGGTGATATTTCTGATAGGAATCAAATTTTATGTACCCTGTACATATAAATTAATGACACCACCGAATAAAGAAACCGTATTAGTCTATTTCTTCTTCTAAACGATACCGAAATCTGGGTGTGATATATAtcggaattaattgtctttaggAAATCAGCTTTCCAACTTCAATACCGAATTCTGGTTGTAGTAACAGAACGTGAAGTCCCATGTTTAAACATGAAAAACAGATCGGACCTATCTTGCTTTGGATCACTTAAAGAATTGATCAATAAAGAACCAACCTTATCTCAGatgctttttctctttttgacaatCTCAAAAAGTTAGACGTGGCCCTATTGACAAGCTGGACGAAGAAAAATATTgaccaatctcgtccccagggctctagCGTAGAGGACCCCTGGAGGCGAGACTGAATTTAATTCTCGTCCAGGGTCAAAAAACTTTGTGAAATCGAAAGTAATAATGGCACCATAAtgggaaaaaattttaaaaaacaacccgTCATTGCAGAGTTTTGAGATTTTACAAACTGAAGGTATTGCGATGTCAGCATAAACAATCAATAGAGTTGTTAGGTCAGAAACGGGTCCCTATGTCCCTAAAACGAAAAATTGAGTTATACTCCACGTAGAAACCAGGTTAAATATTAGGGAAATTAAGTTTTCAGCAGGAAGGCTTCTCTTTCGTTCTCTCGGGCGACTCGCACATGTCAGAAAACGAGAAAGAAGCTCTGAGTGAGAGAGAATCTCAAAAAACGTTTCCTCGTGTCTAGTGCAAAAACTATCTAtcataaaactaaattttttaaagaaatttacaaaataatgaCAAAGAAAGCGTTCAAGTTATTCTGAAAGGTCTCCTTTTCCCTGATTTTCCATAATTAGACACAACGTTTTCGTCCCTGGCCTTTggctgttttatttaaaaaatgtaggtGGAATAAAATATCCGGTTCAGTTATGTTGTATTGATTTTGTATAGGGAACTCTGAATATTCTGATATAATTTTGCGTTAATGCCTCTTCTTTTTCTACTTTGTCGCGAAGTTTTGCCTTCTATTAGCTaattaaatgaaataaaatttgactGGAAGAAAATTGCCGAAATATAGTTTGGTGGgataactaaaaaataattttttaggaattacaaaaagaaataattttgatgGTAATCTAAATTTGGCGgataatgaaaataatttattccaaaaagcttttttttgtaATTCGGTTTTTTAATACAATACCTTAAACTTCACGGGCTCAGGTCAATTTCGTCGGTAGATCATTAGGACAAATAAATTGAGGTCTTTGGGCCACTGTCAACTGGCTTTGCAGACTCTGGAAGAAGCAAAAATCTGGGTAAAAGTTAAGTGAGTAAACGTGCATGCATTTTACGTTTTTTAGAATTTATGGTGATAACAAAGAAATAGTTTTTGCgt is a window encoding:
- the LOC130623810 gene encoding uncharacterized protein LOC130623810, whose translation is MMTFRNTYLFVYSSLLVFIYTKEVKVTVTSINCAYDFSSRGSEIIIHAKNQSPRDDGLNLVVLNPLSGNIVVSASFTNTRSTKFNDFLANIENGHVVIVTSQLLCSQENTTNLRKQKAILYGFKKLGATSTIPPVSFRSGVYVFCKTKCLDKFKANIEFPVKKFQKTNEDAVLVSFTMETVACETGKVGCSLSANGKTIIRGTPVLKKTAIQKNESKKKSGNIGLIVVGAVLPLLLLVFLVSALVYFRANKHKRREQMRKELSSTALKFCEEKRTTRLARMNSDEQKLISESQSPPPVEIKLAKSFRLFQKHGKCDQTDRLNPEKGNSNFPTYVGVSASPDQAALYKVPTNIRRHEPPTHLPPLQDATDTDLVRTQSDAYLDMTHHDYESVDDVGFISTSGERTEEEEENPVFVNDAKLRNAELCVFDSYNRVKSLYEHCSTSLKNSTSDYDYGSYTEPLP